The Brachyhypopomus gauderio isolate BG-103 chromosome 12, BGAUD_0.2, whole genome shotgun sequence genome window below encodes:
- the dennd5a gene encoding DENN domain-containing protein 5A isoform X1 has protein sequence MTTGFSSNSCRFADYFVICGLDTESGLEPDELSALCQYIQATKFRDGAQGKMAVAHEGENFEQSPLRRTFKSKVLAHYPENVEWSPFDQDAVGMLCMPKGLSFRTQADARDPDFHSFIITREDGSRTYGFALTFFEEVTSKQICSAMQTLYHMHNAEQYDILHTTGTPTAARTPPAPVAACSSSSSSSSSSTSSCGGFLRAAPTLSRLQRFNSYDISRDTLYVSKCICLMAPMAFAQACRKVLVQLHRAVSSPQPPPLPLESYVYNVLYEVPLPPAARSLKFSGVYGPVVCQRPSTAELPLFDFPMRDMFELLGVENVLQLFTCALLEIQILLYSQHYQRLMTVAESITALMFPFQWQHVYVPILPASLLHFLDAPVPYLMGLHSNGQGDRTKLELPQEANLCFVDIDNHFIELPEDLPQFPNKLEFVQEISEVLIAFGVSPEGNVPCSEAPTKLKGFRAADVASDKRNGNLAGSPLNSYLLRENQTIARLQALAKRTGVSLEKLDAKEDTSTNKDVKVQCEEEELKMNQLNIQVREVFANRFTQMFADYEVFVIQPSQDKESWFSNRDQMQNFDKASFLSDQPEPYLPFLSRFLETQMFASFIDSKILYHDDEDKEHTLRVFDARVDKIRLLNVRTPTLRTSMYQKCTNMDDAEKAIEVRLSKIDHTALHPHLLDMKIGQGRYEPGFFPRLQSDVLSAGPTSNKWTKRSAPAQWRRKDRQKQHAEHLYLDNDQREKYIQEARTLGTTIRQPKLSNLSPSVIAQTNWKFVEGLLKECRNKTKRMLVEKMGREAVELGHGEVSITGVEENTLIASLCDLLERIWSHGLQVKQGKSALWSHLLHYQESKEKRAATPAGLGPPGLIHETERRKSDAGCAMPPLKVSLIQDMRHIQNISEIKTDVGKARAWVRLSMEKKLLSRHLKQVLSDQELTKKLYKRYAFLRCDDEKEQFLYHLLSFNAVDYFCFTNVFTTIMMTYHVVVIPSKKLGGSMFTANPWVCVSGELAETGILQVPKNTLEITFECQNLGKLTTVQIGHDNSGLYAKWLVECVMVRNGITGHTYKFPCGRWLGKGVDDGSLERVLVGELVTAGSESEERLCRTPPMQQSPGMMRRLVAISPNSKPKLNTGQIQEGVGEAINGIVKHFHKPEKERGSLTLLLCGEYGLVWALEQVFQHGFKSPRLFKNVFIWDFLEKAQVYFESAEQSQVTQDDNYQTRVRHFCRFMRAISSTPRNIGKDGKFQMLVCLGARDHLLHHWIALLADCPITAQMYEDTALLKDHSLVNSLIRVLQTLQEFNITLEASLVKGIGI, from the exons CATTATGCCAGTATATACAGGCAACTAAGTTCAGAGATGGTGCCCAAGGAAAGATGGCGGTTGCTCACGAAG GTGAGAATTTTGAGCAGAGTCCACTGCGGAGAACTTTCAAATCCAAAGTTCTTGCGCACTACCCTGAGAATGTGGAGTGGAGTCCATTCGATCAGGACGCTGTGGGCATG CTCTGCATGCCAAAGGGCCTGTCCTTCCGGACGCAGGCGGACGCGCGGGACCCCGACTTCCACTCCTTCATCATCACGCGCGAGGACGGCTCGCGTACCTACGGCTTCGCCCTGACCTTCTTCGAGGAGGTGACCAGCAAGCAGATCTGCAGCGCCATGCAGACACTCTACCACATGCACAACGCCGAGCAGTACGACATCCTGCACACGACGGGCACGCCCACCGCCGCCCGGACTCCGCCCGCCCCCGTGGccgcctgctcctcctcctcctcttcctcctcctcctccacctcctcgtgCGGGGGGTTTCTGCGAGCCGCCCCGACGCTCTCGCGCCTGCAGCGCTTCAACTCCTACGACATCAGCCGCGACACGCTCTACGTGTCCAAGTGCATCTGCCTGATGGCGCCCATGGCCTTCGCCCAGGCCTGCCGTAAGGTCCTCGTGCAGCTCCACCGAGCCGTGTCCTCCCCGCAGCCCCCGCCCCTGCCGCTGGAGAGCTACGTCTACAACGTGCTGTACGAGGTGCCCCTGCCGCCCGCCGCCCGCTCCCTCAAGTTCTCCGGCGTGTACGGGCCCGTGGTGTGCCAGCGGCCCAGCACGGCCGAGCTGCCCCTCTTCGACTTCCCCATGCGCGACATGTTCGAGCTGCTCGGCGTGGAGAACGTGCTGCAGCTCTTCACCTGCGCCCTGCTGGAGATCCAGATCCTGCTCTACTCCCAGC ATTACCAGCGGCTGATGACGGTGGCAGAGAGCATCACGGCCTTGATGTTCCCCTTCCAGTGGCAGCACGTGTACGTGCCCATCCTGCCCGCCTCACTGCTGCACTTCCTGGACGCGCCCGTGCCGTACCTCATGGGCCTGCACTCCAACGGCCAGGGCGACCGCACCAAGCTGGAGCTGCCCCAGGAG GCCAATCTGTGCTTCGTCGACATTGACAACCATTTCATCGAGCTGCCCGAGGACTTGCCCCAGTTTCCCAACAAGCTGGAGTTCGTCCAGGAGATCTCGGAAGTGCTGATTGCGTTCGGCGTGTCACCGGAGGGGAACGTGCCCTGCAGCGAGGCTCCCACCAAACTGAAGGGCTTCCGTGCGGCTGACGTGGCCTCCGACAAGCGCAACGGCAACCTGGCCGGCTCGCCCCTGAACTCCTACCTCCTGCGGGAGAACCAGACCATCGCTCGCCTGCAGGCCCTGGCGAAGAGGACGGGCGTGAGCCTGGAGAAG CTGGACGCCAAAGAGGACACGAGCACCAACAAGGACGTGAAGGTGcagtgtgaggaggaggagctgaagaTGAACCAGCTCAACATTCAGGTGCGCGAGGTCTTCGCCAACCGCTTCACGCAGATGTTCGCCGACTACGAGGTCTTCGTCATCCAGCCCAGTCAGGACAAAGAGTCCTGGTTCAGCAACCGGGACCAGATGCAGAACTTTGACAAG GCCTCCTTCCTGTCGGACCAGCCGGAGCCCTACCTGCCCTTCCTCTCTCGCTTCCTGGAGACGCAGATGTTTGCCTCCTTCATCGACAGCAAGATCCTGTACCACGACGACGAGGACAAGGAGCACACGCTGCGGGTGTTTGACGCCCGCGTGGACAAGATTCGCCTGCTGAACGTGCGCACGCCCACCCTGCGCACCTCCATGTACCAGAAGTGCACCAACATGGACGACGCAG AGAAAGCCATCGAGGTGCGTCTGTCCAAGATCGACCACACGGCCCTGCACCCGCACCTGCTGGACATGAAGATCGGGCAGGGACGCTACGAGCCAGGCTTCTTCCCACGCCTGCAGTCCGACGTGCTCTCCGCAGGACCCACCAGCAACAA ATGGACCAAGCGGAGCGCCCCGGCACAGTGGAGGAGGAAGGACAGACAGAAGCAGCACGCCGAGCACCTCTACCTGGACAACGACCAGCGCGAG AAGTACATCCAGGAGGCCAGGACCCTGGGCACCACCATCCGCCAGCCCAAGCTGTCCAACCTGTCCCCCTCTGTCATCGCCCAGACCAACTGGAAGTTCGTCGAGGGCCTGTTGAAGGAGTGCAGGAACAAG ACCAAGCGCATGCTCGTGGAGAAGATGGGGCGAGAGGCGGTGGAGCTGGGCCACGGGGAGGTGAGCATCACGGGCGTGGAGGAGAACACACTCATCGCCAGCCTCTGCGACCTGCTAGAGAGGATCTGGAGTCACGGCCTGCAGGTCAAACAG GGAAAGTCGGCGTTGTGGTCGCACCTGTTACATTACCAGGAGAGCAAAGAGAAGAGGGCTGCCACGCCCGCAGGCTTGGGGCCCCCTG gacTCATCCATGAGACGGAGAGACGGAAGTCGGACGCTGGCTGTGCGATGCCCCCTCTCAAAGTCTCCCTCATACAGGACATGAG GCACATTCAGAACATCAGTGAGATTAAGACAGATGTTGGCAAGGCCAGAGCTTGGGTGCGGCTCTCCATGGAGAAGAAACTGCTATCCCGACACCTCAAACAGGTCCTGTCCGACCAGGAACTCACCAA GAAACTGTACAAGCGCTACGCTTTCCTGCGCTGCGATGACGAGAAGGAGCAGTTCCTCTATCATCTCCTGTCCTTCAACGCCGTCGACTACTTCTGCTTCACCAACGTCTTCACCACCATCA TGATGACCTACCATGTGGTGGTCATTCCCAGTAAGAAGCTGGGAGGGTCCATGTTCACCGCCAACCCCTGGGTGTGCGTCTCCGGAGAGCTGGCTGAGACCGGGATACTCCAAGTACCTAAGAACACTTTGGAAATTACTTTTGAA TGCCAGAACCTGGGCAAACTGACCACGGTGCAGATTGGTCACGATAACTCAGGTCTGTATGCCAAATGGCTGGTCGAGTGCGTTATGGTCCGGAATGGAATCACAGGACACACTTACAA GTTCCCGTGCGGCCGCTGGCTGGGGAAGGGTGTGGACGACGGCAGCCTGGAGAGGGTTTTGGTGGGAGAGCTGGTGACCGCCGGCTCAGAGAGCGAGGAGAGGCTGTGCCGTACGCCGCCCATGCAGCAGTCACCGGGAATGATGCGACGTCTCGTCGCCATCTCGCCCAACAGCAAACCAA AGCTGAACACGGGCCAGATACAAGAAGGGGTGGGAGAGGCGATCAATGGCATTGTGAAACACTTCCACAAGCCAGAGAAAGAG AGGGGCAGCCTGACTTTGCTTCTCTGTGGAGAATATGGTCTTGTTTGGGCTCTGGAGCAGGTGTTTCAGCATGGCTTTAAGTCACCTCGCCTCTTCAAGAATGTCTTCATTTGGGATTTTCTGG AAAAGGCACAAGTTTACTTTGAGAGTGCGGAGCAGAGTCAGGTGACTCAGGACGACAACTATCAGACGAGGGTACGCCATTTTTGCCGCTTCATGCGCGCCATCAGCAGCACCCCCAGGAACATTGGCAAAGATGGAAAGTTCCAGATGCTTGTGTGCCTCGGAGCCAG AGATCACCTGTTACATCACTGGATAGCACTACTGGCAGACTGTCCAATCACAGCACAGATGTATGAAGATACAGCTTTACTAAAAGACCATTCATTGGTGAACTCTTTGATAAGAGTGTTACAGACTTTGCAAGAATTTAACATTACTCTGGAGGCCTCTCTAGTCAAAGGGATTGgaatttaa
- the dennd5a gene encoding DENN domain-containing protein 5A isoform X2: MTTGFSSNSCRFADYFVICGLDTESGLEPDELSGENFEQSPLRRTFKSKVLAHYPENVEWSPFDQDAVGMLCMPKGLSFRTQADARDPDFHSFIITREDGSRTYGFALTFFEEVTSKQICSAMQTLYHMHNAEQYDILHTTGTPTAARTPPAPVAACSSSSSSSSSSTSSCGGFLRAAPTLSRLQRFNSYDISRDTLYVSKCICLMAPMAFAQACRKVLVQLHRAVSSPQPPPLPLESYVYNVLYEVPLPPAARSLKFSGVYGPVVCQRPSTAELPLFDFPMRDMFELLGVENVLQLFTCALLEIQILLYSQHYQRLMTVAESITALMFPFQWQHVYVPILPASLLHFLDAPVPYLMGLHSNGQGDRTKLELPQEANLCFVDIDNHFIELPEDLPQFPNKLEFVQEISEVLIAFGVSPEGNVPCSEAPTKLKGFRAADVASDKRNGNLAGSPLNSYLLRENQTIARLQALAKRTGVSLEKLDAKEDTSTNKDVKVQCEEEELKMNQLNIQVREVFANRFTQMFADYEVFVIQPSQDKESWFSNRDQMQNFDKASFLSDQPEPYLPFLSRFLETQMFASFIDSKILYHDDEDKEHTLRVFDARVDKIRLLNVRTPTLRTSMYQKCTNMDDAEKAIEVRLSKIDHTALHPHLLDMKIGQGRYEPGFFPRLQSDVLSAGPTSNKWTKRSAPAQWRRKDRQKQHAEHLYLDNDQREKYIQEARTLGTTIRQPKLSNLSPSVIAQTNWKFVEGLLKECRNKTKRMLVEKMGREAVELGHGEVSITGVEENTLIASLCDLLERIWSHGLQVKQGKSALWSHLLHYQESKEKRAATPAGLGPPGLIHETERRKSDAGCAMPPLKVSLIQDMRHIQNISEIKTDVGKARAWVRLSMEKKLLSRHLKQVLSDQELTKKLYKRYAFLRCDDEKEQFLYHLLSFNAVDYFCFTNVFTTIMMTYHVVVIPSKKLGGSMFTANPWVCVSGELAETGILQVPKNTLEITFECQNLGKLTTVQIGHDNSGLYAKWLVECVMVRNGITGHTYKFPCGRWLGKGVDDGSLERVLVGELVTAGSESEERLCRTPPMQQSPGMMRRLVAISPNSKPKLNTGQIQEGVGEAINGIVKHFHKPEKERGSLTLLLCGEYGLVWALEQVFQHGFKSPRLFKNVFIWDFLEKAQVYFESAEQSQVTQDDNYQTRVRHFCRFMRAISSTPRNIGKDGKFQMLVCLGARDHLLHHWIALLADCPITAQMYEDTALLKDHSLVNSLIRVLQTLQEFNITLEASLVKGIGI; the protein is encoded by the exons GTGAGAATTTTGAGCAGAGTCCACTGCGGAGAACTTTCAAATCCAAAGTTCTTGCGCACTACCCTGAGAATGTGGAGTGGAGTCCATTCGATCAGGACGCTGTGGGCATG CTCTGCATGCCAAAGGGCCTGTCCTTCCGGACGCAGGCGGACGCGCGGGACCCCGACTTCCACTCCTTCATCATCACGCGCGAGGACGGCTCGCGTACCTACGGCTTCGCCCTGACCTTCTTCGAGGAGGTGACCAGCAAGCAGATCTGCAGCGCCATGCAGACACTCTACCACATGCACAACGCCGAGCAGTACGACATCCTGCACACGACGGGCACGCCCACCGCCGCCCGGACTCCGCCCGCCCCCGTGGccgcctgctcctcctcctcctcttcctcctcctcctccacctcctcgtgCGGGGGGTTTCTGCGAGCCGCCCCGACGCTCTCGCGCCTGCAGCGCTTCAACTCCTACGACATCAGCCGCGACACGCTCTACGTGTCCAAGTGCATCTGCCTGATGGCGCCCATGGCCTTCGCCCAGGCCTGCCGTAAGGTCCTCGTGCAGCTCCACCGAGCCGTGTCCTCCCCGCAGCCCCCGCCCCTGCCGCTGGAGAGCTACGTCTACAACGTGCTGTACGAGGTGCCCCTGCCGCCCGCCGCCCGCTCCCTCAAGTTCTCCGGCGTGTACGGGCCCGTGGTGTGCCAGCGGCCCAGCACGGCCGAGCTGCCCCTCTTCGACTTCCCCATGCGCGACATGTTCGAGCTGCTCGGCGTGGAGAACGTGCTGCAGCTCTTCACCTGCGCCCTGCTGGAGATCCAGATCCTGCTCTACTCCCAGC ATTACCAGCGGCTGATGACGGTGGCAGAGAGCATCACGGCCTTGATGTTCCCCTTCCAGTGGCAGCACGTGTACGTGCCCATCCTGCCCGCCTCACTGCTGCACTTCCTGGACGCGCCCGTGCCGTACCTCATGGGCCTGCACTCCAACGGCCAGGGCGACCGCACCAAGCTGGAGCTGCCCCAGGAG GCCAATCTGTGCTTCGTCGACATTGACAACCATTTCATCGAGCTGCCCGAGGACTTGCCCCAGTTTCCCAACAAGCTGGAGTTCGTCCAGGAGATCTCGGAAGTGCTGATTGCGTTCGGCGTGTCACCGGAGGGGAACGTGCCCTGCAGCGAGGCTCCCACCAAACTGAAGGGCTTCCGTGCGGCTGACGTGGCCTCCGACAAGCGCAACGGCAACCTGGCCGGCTCGCCCCTGAACTCCTACCTCCTGCGGGAGAACCAGACCATCGCTCGCCTGCAGGCCCTGGCGAAGAGGACGGGCGTGAGCCTGGAGAAG CTGGACGCCAAAGAGGACACGAGCACCAACAAGGACGTGAAGGTGcagtgtgaggaggaggagctgaagaTGAACCAGCTCAACATTCAGGTGCGCGAGGTCTTCGCCAACCGCTTCACGCAGATGTTCGCCGACTACGAGGTCTTCGTCATCCAGCCCAGTCAGGACAAAGAGTCCTGGTTCAGCAACCGGGACCAGATGCAGAACTTTGACAAG GCCTCCTTCCTGTCGGACCAGCCGGAGCCCTACCTGCCCTTCCTCTCTCGCTTCCTGGAGACGCAGATGTTTGCCTCCTTCATCGACAGCAAGATCCTGTACCACGACGACGAGGACAAGGAGCACACGCTGCGGGTGTTTGACGCCCGCGTGGACAAGATTCGCCTGCTGAACGTGCGCACGCCCACCCTGCGCACCTCCATGTACCAGAAGTGCACCAACATGGACGACGCAG AGAAAGCCATCGAGGTGCGTCTGTCCAAGATCGACCACACGGCCCTGCACCCGCACCTGCTGGACATGAAGATCGGGCAGGGACGCTACGAGCCAGGCTTCTTCCCACGCCTGCAGTCCGACGTGCTCTCCGCAGGACCCACCAGCAACAA ATGGACCAAGCGGAGCGCCCCGGCACAGTGGAGGAGGAAGGACAGACAGAAGCAGCACGCCGAGCACCTCTACCTGGACAACGACCAGCGCGAG AAGTACATCCAGGAGGCCAGGACCCTGGGCACCACCATCCGCCAGCCCAAGCTGTCCAACCTGTCCCCCTCTGTCATCGCCCAGACCAACTGGAAGTTCGTCGAGGGCCTGTTGAAGGAGTGCAGGAACAAG ACCAAGCGCATGCTCGTGGAGAAGATGGGGCGAGAGGCGGTGGAGCTGGGCCACGGGGAGGTGAGCATCACGGGCGTGGAGGAGAACACACTCATCGCCAGCCTCTGCGACCTGCTAGAGAGGATCTGGAGTCACGGCCTGCAGGTCAAACAG GGAAAGTCGGCGTTGTGGTCGCACCTGTTACATTACCAGGAGAGCAAAGAGAAGAGGGCTGCCACGCCCGCAGGCTTGGGGCCCCCTG gacTCATCCATGAGACGGAGAGACGGAAGTCGGACGCTGGCTGTGCGATGCCCCCTCTCAAAGTCTCCCTCATACAGGACATGAG GCACATTCAGAACATCAGTGAGATTAAGACAGATGTTGGCAAGGCCAGAGCTTGGGTGCGGCTCTCCATGGAGAAGAAACTGCTATCCCGACACCTCAAACAGGTCCTGTCCGACCAGGAACTCACCAA GAAACTGTACAAGCGCTACGCTTTCCTGCGCTGCGATGACGAGAAGGAGCAGTTCCTCTATCATCTCCTGTCCTTCAACGCCGTCGACTACTTCTGCTTCACCAACGTCTTCACCACCATCA TGATGACCTACCATGTGGTGGTCATTCCCAGTAAGAAGCTGGGAGGGTCCATGTTCACCGCCAACCCCTGGGTGTGCGTCTCCGGAGAGCTGGCTGAGACCGGGATACTCCAAGTACCTAAGAACACTTTGGAAATTACTTTTGAA TGCCAGAACCTGGGCAAACTGACCACGGTGCAGATTGGTCACGATAACTCAGGTCTGTATGCCAAATGGCTGGTCGAGTGCGTTATGGTCCGGAATGGAATCACAGGACACACTTACAA GTTCCCGTGCGGCCGCTGGCTGGGGAAGGGTGTGGACGACGGCAGCCTGGAGAGGGTTTTGGTGGGAGAGCTGGTGACCGCCGGCTCAGAGAGCGAGGAGAGGCTGTGCCGTACGCCGCCCATGCAGCAGTCACCGGGAATGATGCGACGTCTCGTCGCCATCTCGCCCAACAGCAAACCAA AGCTGAACACGGGCCAGATACAAGAAGGGGTGGGAGAGGCGATCAATGGCATTGTGAAACACTTCCACAAGCCAGAGAAAGAG AGGGGCAGCCTGACTTTGCTTCTCTGTGGAGAATATGGTCTTGTTTGGGCTCTGGAGCAGGTGTTTCAGCATGGCTTTAAGTCACCTCGCCTCTTCAAGAATGTCTTCATTTGGGATTTTCTGG AAAAGGCACAAGTTTACTTTGAGAGTGCGGAGCAGAGTCAGGTGACTCAGGACGACAACTATCAGACGAGGGTACGCCATTTTTGCCGCTTCATGCGCGCCATCAGCAGCACCCCCAGGAACATTGGCAAAGATGGAAAGTTCCAGATGCTTGTGTGCCTCGGAGCCAG AGATCACCTGTTACATCACTGGATAGCACTACTGGCAGACTGTCCAATCACAGCACAGATGTATGAAGATACAGCTTTACTAAAAGACCATTCATTGGTGAACTCTTTGATAAGAGTGTTACAGACTTTGCAAGAATTTAACATTACTCTGGAGGCCTCTCTAGTCAAAGGGATTGgaatttaa